From one Candidatus Methanoplasma termitum genomic stretch:
- a CDS encoding ATP-dependent DNA ligase encodes MLYSDIADVFDRLEGTSSRLEMTSIFSDFFKGLDPGSLRKIVYLSQGRLHPDFYNAELGMADKLVLRAISFTAGVSESKMDELWKKEGDPGKIAETLMKNRKQASLFSEPLTLEKVLKNLTMIESAEGRDSQDKKMKLLSNLLMDSNPVEARYLCRIVTGRMRIGAGSMTILDALAEAFGTKEDRPDIERGFNITCDLGFVAETLAIGGVEAVKKMKVTVGNPIKVMLAERLPSISLIMDRMGGRCAMEFKYDGIRVQAHIDRDSVKLYSRRLEDMTSNFPDIAAELRKQCRAERAIIEGECVAIDKDGNMLPFQNVTHRRKKHGMDQAVEDYPVKIFMFDILSVDDEDMTLRPLGERRSKLNETFGLSDMIQLTTMEVVNSPEEGEDFFNRALGKKCEGIMAKSLSQESVYRAGSRGFLWIKYKKDYEEALTDSFDLVVVGAFHGRGKRAGKYGALLMAAFDDESGKYCTVCKLGTGFDDAFLAGMPDMLDEYLSETHPSTVDAEMIPDVWFLPTVILEVVAAEISLSPIHTAAKSIMKDNAGLGLRFPRFTGRVREDKGPEECTTVNEIISMFEMQAQNKA; translated from the coding sequence ATGCTGTATTCCGATATCGCAGATGTGTTCGACAGATTAGAGGGGACGAGCAGCCGCCTCGAGATGACGTCCATCTTCTCGGATTTCTTCAAAGGACTTGACCCCGGTTCGTTAAGGAAGATAGTTTATCTTTCACAGGGAAGACTCCACCCTGATTTCTATAACGCGGAATTGGGGATGGCGGATAAGCTTGTTCTGCGGGCGATATCATTCACGGCCGGCGTTTCCGAAAGTAAGATGGATGAACTCTGGAAGAAGGAGGGGGACCCCGGGAAGATCGCAGAGACCCTGATGAAGAACAGAAAACAAGCATCGCTGTTCTCCGAGCCTCTTACCCTTGAAAAAGTTCTCAAGAACCTCACTATGATCGAAAGCGCAGAAGGAAGAGATTCTCAAGATAAGAAAATGAAGTTGTTGTCTAACCTTCTGATGGATTCCAATCCCGTCGAAGCAAGGTATCTGTGCCGCATCGTCACCGGAAGGATGAGGATAGGTGCCGGGTCGATGACCATACTTGATGCCTTGGCTGAGGCTTTCGGTACAAAAGAGGACCGACCGGATATAGAGAGGGGATTCAACATCACATGCGACCTGGGCTTTGTGGCAGAGACGCTGGCTATAGGCGGCGTTGAGGCCGTCAAAAAAATGAAGGTCACGGTCGGCAATCCGATAAAGGTCATGCTGGCCGAACGTCTGCCTTCCATCTCTCTCATCATGGACCGCATGGGCGGAAGGTGCGCAATGGAGTTCAAATATGATGGGATAAGGGTGCAGGCGCATATAGATAGGGATTCCGTGAAGTTATATTCCAGACGTTTAGAGGATATGACCTCGAACTTCCCCGATATCGCGGCGGAGCTCAGAAAACAATGCAGAGCGGAAAGAGCGATCATCGAGGGAGAATGCGTTGCGATAGACAAAGACGGGAACATGCTTCCCTTCCAGAATGTTACGCACCGCAGAAAGAAGCACGGAATGGATCAGGCTGTTGAGGATTACCCGGTGAAGATATTCATGTTCGATATTCTGTCTGTTGACGATGAGGATATGACCCTCCGGCCTCTCGGTGAGAGAAGATCGAAATTGAACGAAACATTCGGCCTTTCCGACATGATACAACTGACCACAATGGAAGTGGTGAACAGCCCGGAAGAGGGCGAGGATTTCTTCAACCGTGCGCTGGGAAAGAAGTGCGAGGGGATAATGGCAAAGTCATTGTCCCAGGAGTCTGTTTACAGGGCCGGTTCGAGAGGTTTCCTTTGGATAAAATACAAGAAGGATTACGAAGAGGCACTCACAGATTCGTTCGATCTCGTTGTGGTGGGAGCATTCCACGGAAGAGGGAAAAGAGCCGGCAAATACGGTGCTCTGTTGATGGCGGCATTTGACGATGAATCCGGAAAATACTGCACCGTCTGCAAACTCGGGACCGGTTTTGATGATGCATTCCTTGCGGGTATGCCGGATATGCTTGACGAGTACCTCAGCGAAACTCACCCGAGTACGGTCGATGCCGAAATGATACCCGATGTGTGGTTCCTCCCCACGGTCATATTGGAAGTGGTGGCTGCGGAGATCAGTTTGAGCCCGATACACACGGCAGCAAAAAGTATCATGAAGGACAATGCGGGTCTTGGTCTGAGATTCCCTCGTTTTACCGGACGCGTAAGGGAAGACAAAGGGCCTGAAGAGTGCACTACCGTAAACGAGATAATCAGCATGTTCGAGATGCAGGCTCAGAACAAAGCATGA
- a CDS encoding RpoL/Rpb11 RNA polymerase subunit family protein: MDAYTVEKTGKSITLGFKGYDPTVLEPLMKTLNDDKNVAIVRYINEHPELTDAMLYVEVHKGKPEDAIKKASKNVSAYFSTVKQ, translated from the coding sequence ATGGATGCCTATACCGTCGAAAAAACCGGCAAATCGATAACCCTCGGATTCAAAGGATATGACCCGACCGTGCTCGAACCCCTTATGAAGACCCTGAACGATGACAAGAATGTTGCAATCGTAAGATACATCAACGAGCATCCGGAATTGACCGACGCCATGCTTTATGTAGAGGTCCACAAAGGAAAACCCGAAGATGCGATCAAAAAAGCATCCAAGAACGTGTCGGCCTACTTCTCAACGGTAAAGCAATGA
- the truD gene encoding tRNA pseudouridine(13) synthase TruD, whose protein sequence is MSLGYKECRTAEADVGMSFYLSGADGTGGRLKKEPEDFIVSEIFDKPEVVQNGRFVIAEVTTRNWETNRLVRLLSKNLGISRERVGFAGTKDKRAVTTQLMSFECPADLMNRIELKDVEIRNLYTARRGIQIGDLKGNIFSIRVRECNMQKDDIPETIESVSSAIKKVGGFPNYFGVQRFGVVRPITHKVGEYIIRGDLEGAVRCYVSDPAMFESEDSANVRKMLAEDDNWSEAVKEMPDSLSFEKILVEHIISSPGDWKGAIEMLPRNLQMMFVHAYQSYLFNKMLSERMRRGIPLDSPILGDVIIPLDANRIPQHENPIVTTSSNIDLVSRQIRSKRAFVTISLYGSDSVISDGEMGDIENSIIKAERISAKDFIVPGLSHCSSKGSRREVLCPVSDLSHRILDEGYEMNFSLPKGNYATCLMREFMKSEMEKY, encoded by the coding sequence ATGAGCTTGGGATACAAGGAATGCCGCACCGCAGAAGCGGATGTAGGCATGTCGTTCTATCTCAGCGGCGCCGATGGTACCGGCGGACGTCTGAAAAAAGAACCTGAAGATTTTATCGTATCAGAGATATTCGATAAACCGGAAGTTGTTCAGAACGGCAGATTCGTTATCGCCGAAGTGACCACAAGGAATTGGGAGACAAACCGTCTTGTAAGGCTGCTGTCCAAGAATTTAGGTATTTCCCGTGAAAGAGTGGGGTTTGCGGGCACAAAGGATAAAAGGGCCGTCACAACGCAGCTGATGTCCTTCGAATGCCCTGCCGATCTTATGAACCGGATCGAACTCAAAGATGTCGAGATCAGGAATCTGTACACAGCGAGGAGGGGGATACAGATCGGCGACCTTAAGGGGAATATTTTCAGCATCAGGGTGAGAGAGTGCAACATGCAGAAGGATGACATCCCGGAGACGATAGAGTCTGTTTCCTCAGCGATAAAAAAGGTCGGGGGATTCCCGAATTACTTCGGAGTACAAAGGTTCGGAGTGGTAAGACCGATCACACATAAAGTGGGAGAATACATCATCAGGGGGGACCTGGAAGGTGCGGTCAGATGCTATGTCTCCGATCCCGCGATGTTCGAGAGCGAAGACTCCGCAAATGTGAGAAAAATGCTGGCGGAGGATGACAACTGGTCTGAAGCCGTGAAAGAAATGCCCGATTCCCTATCTTTCGAGAAGATATTGGTGGAACACATTATCTCTTCCCCCGGCGACTGGAAAGGAGCCATCGAAATGCTTCCCAGGAACTTGCAGATGATGTTCGTTCACGCTTATCAGTCATATCTTTTCAATAAAATGCTGAGCGAACGCATGAGAAGGGGCATCCCTCTCGACTCACCGATATTGGGGGACGTCATCATACCATTGGATGCGAACAGGATACCGCAGCACGAGAATCCCATTGTGACGACGTCAAGCAACATAGATCTCGTGTCCAGACAGATAAGGTCAAAAAGAGCATTCGTTACCATTTCCCTTTACGGTTCAGACAGCGTCATCTCCGACGGAGAGATGGGCGATATCGAGAATTCCATAATAAAAGCGGAAAGAATATCTGCAAAGGATTTCATTGTGCCGGGCCTTAGTCACTGCAGCTCAAAGGGAAGCCGCAGAGAGGTCCTGTGTCCCGTTTCCGACCTGTCCCACAGGATCTTGGACGAGGGATACGAAATGAATTTCTCCCTCCCGAAGGGGAACTATGCCACCTGCCTAATGAGAGAGTTCATGAAATCCGAAATGGAAAAATATTGA